The Plasmodium sp. gorilla clade G2 genome assembly, chromosome: 3 region agtaattactatattatacatatatattcacCTGATATACTTCTGTTTTTTCAAAatctttatattcatttgtaCCACTATAATGTGTCGATTGTTCAGATGTAACTCcgttatttttatcatccaGGGAATTGCTAAAGTTAATTTTTGAtacttttttaaaagaaaataattgcctattactatttattattacatttttactcaaggaaaagaaaattccatatttgttttttattaacattttgagaaataataaaataataaataaaaatacatgaACAGGtaaggttttttttttttttttttttttttttatctacaCAACTCATAAATAGCTAGTTCGTAGAaatacaaacaaaaaaaaaaaaaaaaaaagaaaaaacaaacaaaacatatatctatatctatatatatatatataagatgattaatataaatccctatattttaattactTCAAAACAGCCTTATAtgattgttatatatttacaaaaaataaatcacaTATTTTGCATATATCagtttttcatttaaaaatagaACATTGTATGATCATATGACATTTCGTTTTGTAATCATTtacttaaaaaatgaaatataaataataaacataattattttataatattttctatgTTGTGTGTATAACTAAAATTTTTTACAATACGAAggggaaaatataaaattatgtatattcttttttttatcttttgaattgcttaatatttttattttttatattttatatttttttctttttttttttgttcttaagGATTCAATGCACGGTGTATATTTTAACTTTTAGTatagaataaataatatattttattatttcataacattatatatatatatatatatatattatatacattatgaagtatataaaataatttgtgATTTAAAATTTTAGCTTTTCTTCCttacaatatatatcattttttttaatttttataataattaattcaattatttataagccatatataatgtataatatgtaaattattttaaatcacgaaatatatattattccttttttaatttaagaTTAATTCCAGGCTTCAGTTGTGTAACATAAatgtttctttatatataaaatagaattaatatatatatatatatatacatatatatatattattgaagCGTACACATCTTATTGACAAAAATAGTtcatttgttattttatttacaatatttatgtttatatatttatataaaaatattataatatacctGTTTCTTAaacatttaaattttaagttattttagaaaataaagaatgttataattttttttaaattaatatttaatatatataattcactATTTTTAAGATAcaacattttataatataaatacgaaaaaataaaatatataaataaataaacgaAAATGTCAAATAAActtagaaatattttttgtcttataaatattttaaaaaatatttataacttttttacttttaattctttttttttttttttttttttttttgttgtttttgAGAAAAACACATTCTATAAATATGGTAGAtacatgtaatattttttacaattaATCGCAaacataattaaatattcacataaaaaataaattaaataggaaaacataaagaaaaatgaaaataaagaaaaaaagtagtatatatttttataaatattgtacAACTCAAACAAAGATGTGTTCTTTTTCTAATTAAGGAACAAGAAGGATAATACCATTATTAATCCTATTGAACTATTTACAACATTGAACACACTGGAACATTTTTCCATTTTAcaaattttcttttcaaGGTCATTTTCATAGTCTAATTGGTCTTTAGGTTTACCAGCAGAACCAGGCTTTATTCTAACTTGTATACCATTTCCACATGTTACACTACATGGAGACCATTCAGTTGAAAGAGAATTgtgtattttctttatataatcttCTATGTTCTTATCAGATGGTTCTtcgttattattatttcttccaTCATTGTTGGCATTAGctttttcatctttatttCCTATTTGATCATTTGGCTTATTTTGATCTTTTGCATTAGCTTGATTGTTTTTATTAGGATTTGCATTTGGGTTTGCATTTGGGTTTGCATTTGGATTTGCATTTGGGTTTGCATTAGGGTTTGCATTAGGGTTTGCATTAGGATCTACATTGGGGTTTGCATTTGGGTTCGCATTAGGGTTTGCATTAGGATCTACATTGGGGTTTGCATTTGGGTTTGCATTAGGGTTTGCATTAGGATCTACATTGGGGTTTGCATTTGGGTTTGCATTTGGGTTTGCATTGGGGTTTGCATTAGGGTTTGCATTAGGATCTACATTGGGGTTTGCATTTGGGTTTGCATTAGGGTTTGCATTTGGGTTTGCATTAGGATCTGCATTTGGGTTTGCATTTGGGTTTGCATTTGGGTTTGCATTAGGATCTACATTATCATCCCCTGCTGGTTGTCTtaacttattatttttttctttttttaattttcttttatcttcatcattttcatttttttcgtctttatccttttctttttcatcacCCTTAGGTTCTTCTTTATCTTCATCAACAACTAccttttcatcatcattatctaCATCATCATTTTCTCCAAGTAATCTACTACTGTTTTTAAGGCTATACCTATTTTCCTGTTTTccataataattcatttctaattcattatataaatttgtacctgcattatcataatttaattcatttagAACCCTTGTGTTTGAAGAACTTCCATAGCACTGGTATTCCTGGAATAAAGCCTcaacaaataaaaaggatGAAACTGATAAAATAGCTAAGTTTCTCATCTTGAActgtaattataatatatgtggtttctacttatttttatacgaatatatatttatttataatttttttttttttttttcttttttgatatattcacaaaacttttcttttaatgaatattaaaacaagaacaatattttatttattaatagtatatattaaatttgtcTTGTTTTTTATACGTTAAATATttccaaaatatataaaaaaacacaaaaaaaaaaaaaattataaggaAAAATagtgtatgtatattatatgtataatatatatatatatatatatataattttttttttaaatatatatataaaatatttttattattgtaggattataatatatgaaatatgcTTGGATTTTTTGATAACTCAGAATTTATGACAAGTATGGTAGAAagttccaaaaaaaaaaaatatatatatatatccaaatCGCATGTGTAAAATATAGAGCTCCTCATAAGTTCTTCTACCTTTTTATATCTgcatgtaaaaaaaaaggaaaacatTATACGCTTCCTTAAGAACATATGGTGAACAATATTTTTGGTTTAGCAcctatacatttttttatatgtgcaTGTAACATTAGAATAATTTCTGTTTTATAATTAAGCCCCCTCTACCccctcaaaaaaaaaaaaaaaaaaaaagaaactttAAGGAACTTATACAAAATGTGCATGttatatttacaataatCCCATTAAATCTttgattaaaaatattatatatatatatatatatatatatatatattttttttatatttatatatattatacatatatatatgtgctcATATTTCCTGACAATAGCATTTTTATGAATTTCATCTTTCAGGTATGTTCTTACATAATTGTTATAAAATACACACCAGGCATGATAAATGcaacattatttaaaaaaattataataataataaaaggcataaaagaaaattaaatagTTTCATTTGTgcttttttttgataattcatttttaattattttaacaattaaaattttaatttacatataattgATATATCACGTGCtttaaaaaggaaattaCATTTTACTAactataaatatgatataaaacgaaaatatattaaaaaagctttataaaataaactttaaaaggaaaaaggAAGTACTTATGTTAATATCACACTTATAAGGTAtactttaaaataattaaaataaaacacaaCAAATGAAATAAGCTCATAGatccatattatatatatattcatacttttaataaacatttattaattcttatcgtattagatatatacctataaaataaatattgttatatatataaatatatatatgtgcaatTATgtctatttaaaaaaaaaaaaaaaaaaaaacagccAATTGTATATTTTAACTCTTTTCCTGACTGTTCAGAAAAAATACTAAATGGTACTTATATTCATGTAGAGAAATAAATGTTCTCTTTTAAAGAAAATTCTTCggaattataaatatactaTGTAGCACTGagaacataaaatattataacaacaatatatatatatatatatatatatatatatatatttatttatttatatttattttctcataattatatacaaatcgttctatttttcttttttttttttctgatcATTTTTTCATATCAATATGTTCAATACAACACGAATACTcacttatattatcattcaaGAGGTGTGCTTTTTCATTCAGCATTAATTTTttgtcatcatttttttcaggATGAAAATCAGAATTTGAATTTACATTTGTATTAAATTGGGAAAAAGAAGATGAGCGTCtgagttttatattttccaagttctcttttcttttttctttcaataattccaaataattttttaattcttttatttcgtctttttttttattttccagaATTTCatgatatgtatttttattatttgttacacatgaataattatattgttCTTTATGAGGTATGCTTTCTAATAAAGCATCATCATCTAATGGATAGTttacatttttgttttttaaatctatattttgtttttctttttgtttttcttcctCCTTTTCCATTTCcctcttttttatttctttaatgcaataataaaataaatcaattTCATCATcgtcatattttttttcatattctccatttacattattttcaACTATATGTGGTAAACTTTGAGTTCTTGTAGGTTTAGGATTTAAATTTAATGCGTCTTCAGAGGTCCACGCAAATATACCTTGAACTCCATAAATGTCTTgtgcatattttttttcattattttctgcTTTATTATCTTCCTCATAAGAAAAAtgtgatatat contains the following coding sequences:
- a CDS encoding circumsporozoite (CS) protein; translation: MRNLAILSVSSFLFVEALFQEYQCYGSSSNTRVLNELNYDNAGTNLYNELEMNYYGKQENRYSLKNSSRLLGENDDVDNDDEKVVVDEDKEEPKGDEKEKDKDEKNENDEDKRKLKKEKNNKLRQPAGDDNVDPNANPNANPNANPNADPNANPNANPNANPNANPNVDPNANPNANPNANPNANPNANPNVDPNANPNANPNANPNVDPNANPNANPNANPNVDPNANPNANPNANPNANPNANPNANPNANPNKNNQANAKDQNKPNDQIGNKDEKANANNDGRNNNNEEPSDKNIEDYIKKIHNSLSTEWSPCSVTCGNGIQVRIKPGSAGKPKDQLDYENDLEKKICKMEKCSSVFNVVNSSIGLIMVLSFLFLN